A stretch of DNA from Staphylococcus equorum:
AAATTCTATCCATATATCTGCTACAGAAATAATCATGATGCCCCAAAATAGCCACACAAAATATTTAGCGTATTCATGAAGTAATTGCTGTCTTTCATATTCATCAGTAAACCTGAAGTTAGGAATTAAACGAAGTAACTTGTTATTTTCCATTATACGTCTCCTTTTGATCAATAAGTTTTACACGTGAATCTTTAGCAATTGTAAATACTGCAATAACTATTACAGGGAAAAATGTGTTTAAGTCAGTTAGACGTTCCATATTCAATGCGTTTCCTGCAAGCATTGGAGCAATGACTGAGTTAACAAGTAGTATATAAATGATTGCTACAATAAGAAATATAATTCTCTTATTACGTGAATTTTTTAATGTTTGATGATACGTTTCTTTATCAGTAACTTCTATTGTAAGGGCATCTGCTGCAAAATGACTCATAGACATCCTGCATGCCAATATAATTATCAATATGATACCGCCTATACTAAAAGGTGAAATAAATGAACGCTCAATATCAAAAAATATAGATAAGTAAAGTAAAGATAAGAATATGTATAGTGAAATAATTGAAAGTTTAGCAAGTAATTTGTCAATTTCATGTCTTTGATATTCATCGGGATAGTTCGTTGTTCCTGCAAATCTTTGATAAAGCCATTTATCTTTATTATTCATGATTATCATCCTCCCAAAATAAGTCATTTAAGGTGACATCTAATGCTTTAGCAATCTTTATACATAAATTAAGCGAGGGATTATATTTATCGTTTT
This window harbors:
- a CDS encoding helix-turn-helix transcriptional regulator, with amino-acid sequence MNKVKNFRTAKNMSQLTLARSVEVSRQTINMIENDKYNPSLNLCIKIAKALDVTLNDLFWEDDNHE